In the Clostridium gelidum genome, AATTTCAGCATTTCCAAGTTTAGCAAGTTTAAGTTTTACCTCTTTTGATGGCACCTCAATTTTACCAGCATCTATTTTTAATAATTGTTCAACTAAATTCATAATATCCATCTCCATTTCTTATAATTAGGCTAAATTAAAAACCCCACTTTAACCATGGGGTTTTTAGCAAACTGACAAAGTCTATTTAATCTTTTTTATTGTGGTTCTATTATATCTAAGAAATCATATCCCGAGAAAGTAAATGGAAGTGTTTCCTCAACATTCTTCTTAACTTCCCAATCTGCTACTGTTAATTCATCAAATGTAACATCTTTAAGTACTACTCTTTCAGCTCCTAATGCATCTGGATCAGCTAATTTAGATATGATCGTACACACTGTTTGCTTCCCTTGTTTAATATTATCCTTTAATAAAATACTCATTCTTGAAGTAACATGATGTAATTTTAATGTTCCTTTCCCTTCTATACCAGTTATTTTACTTCTCTTCCATAAATCTCTTGTAAAATTGACATCTACCTTTGTTAAAGTAACTTTTGCTTGAAGCGCTGAAACCTCTGAAACATATTGTCCATCAATCCAAACCTCTCCCCATGTTCCGTTTATAACATTTTTTGCTTGTTGCATTACAATTTCCCCCTATATATATATTTGAAATTTAATATCTTCAATTGCATCTAAGATAACTGCTTGTCCTCTAAGAAATACTTGAGAACCAGTATTACTTTCTTTTAGTTCTCGATCTTTTAGAGCTGAGATATCTGTTCCTTGACTCTTTAAGTAAACCTTTTGTGCATCTAAATCAATTTCAGCTTTATTTTGTCCATCAATACTGCTATCAAGTAATCCATCTAGTTCTAATCCTTCAAAATATCCATTAATAGCAGCAATAAGTAAACATTTATGATCATAATCATTTGGATATTTGCCTATATAATTATCCTCAGCAGTTGCCTTAATATCACCATGTATTAAATCCATAATGTCTACGATCTTAATTTTCTTAAAATCATCACCTCTATTTTCAATTGTAGTTACAAAGCTGTTTACTGCTCTATCAATCTTTACTTTGGTTCCATCATTAACTAGAATTAATTTACCTGCATCAATTGCTTCATCTCTTTCTTCTTTCTTTAAATGTGGAACATCAATTACTTCTGCAAGTGGTGCAAATGTGGCACTAATAGTTAATGGTGTTCCTGCTAGCATTCCAGCAATCCTTGAACAATATTCTGCTGCAGTATAAGTTTTACTCGCTGTCTTAATATCATCCGTACTAAAGTTTATTATTCCTTCATTATCTGCTGGGCAATGTGGAAGTACTGCTTTAACTTTAATATCCTTAGTACTTCTTAATTGCTTAATCCAAGTAGCAAAATCTGTTGCTCTTGAAGTAATATTTGCCTCTGTATCAGCTTTTCCATCAGCTGCTAGGCCAATGCCTGGAATTACAACATAATCCCATTTAATAGTTTCTAAGTAACTTTGAGCTTCTGAATAATCGGCTGAATCTACTTTCTCTATATAAGCAATTACTTGCTTTGGTGGATTTTGATATCCTATCATAGCAAGTTTTATTTGTTCCTTATTAAAAGCTGATAATGTTTCTGGAATTTCATCTATAGTCTCCATTTTTATTGGATTACTATATGAAGATGGCATAGTATCTTTCAAAATAAGTACTACTACACCTCTTTTTCCTCTTTTAGTTGCAGTTATTCCTGCTTGCTTAAATATAATTTCTATGGATGGTTCTCCCATTTGTTATTCCTCCTTAAATTTTAAAATTAATTTTATCTGCTTTAGGGCTTTCTGGTGTATTAAAAATTCTATCTTGTGTAAAGCCTATCTTAAGTTTTAGGTGTATTTCTGTATTTTTTGATCTACCTCTTAACTTCCTTATCTTTGCAGCTCTATCCAAAACCTTTATATATCCACCACTAAAAATTTCTCGCATTGTATCCCACACTTCATTTTCAGCAATTAAATCAACATTCATTAACTCATCTAGTGGTGGATAATAAATAATCTTCATAGTTATGATGTTTAAATAACTATTTCTATTTAGATCCGTTTGCCTACTAGTAATGTAACGAATAAAAAAAGAAGGTCTTATTATTTCCTTCTCTAACTTTGATACATATACTTTTGTATCTGGGAATTTCTCAACTAACATTACATTAATTGAGTTAATTAAATCATTAATCATAAATTTCCTCCTATAATCGCTGTGTTTTATGTTTTTTTGTAATGTGGTTGTAACTTTTTCCTTTCGTAACTTCTGGAAATCTAATAAATTCCTTCTGTACTTATCATTTGTCTATTTCAAACTCTGCCGCAAAAATCTCATCCCCTTCCATAAATAATTGATACATACAAATTTTTATTTTATCGCGTCAAAAAGAACTCCCATTACTTTAAGAGTTCTTTTTAATACTTTATGAGAGGAAACTATCTTTTCTTCCCACTTACTATTATAAGGCTTCATATTATCTATTTCTTATAGACTTTCTCTAATTTTCCTACAATTTTTCTATAACTTTTCTTATAACACTTAAATCTTGCTAATAGAACCTGTTTATTATGTTACTCTTCATCTACTATAAATCAATAAATGCTTTTATTATAAGAGAATTTTGATAATGTAGAAATTTACATAACAACAACTTAATCCAAATTTATTCTCTCCCTAACTTTTTTGATTTAAAGCTAACAAAAAACAGCAGTTCAATTTCCCTAACTACTGTTTTATATCTCTTTATATATACTTTTTTTAATTAGTTAACTAAACAATATGATTGGTTTGATAAATCTTACTTAAACCCCTTAGGAAATATACCTTTCCATTTTTATAGCTGCTTGTTTTTCTAATTGCTTAACTCTTTGATATGATAACATTAATTTTTCTTGTACCACATAGTACCTTCTATGTTCTATATGAACAATTTGCATTATGTCTCTTTCTTCTTCTGTTAATATGGTCATTGCATTATCTATTCTTTTTAACTCTCTTTTTTTAGTTGCTTGTGCCTTAAATAATTCTTCTTTCCTTTCCATAAGCTTCTCAGCTTGCTGTTCCACACTAGATGTGATTTTATAAGTCTTTCCTGTTCTTTCTTCCATGCCTTGTCCACTTATGCCCAATATCTCTTCCTCTAACTCTTGGACTCTTAAATCTATATCTCCTATATCTGCTAAAATTTCTTTATATTTTCCTATTCTATTTATAGTATTATTCATTTAATCAACTCCTATTATTGCTCTACTCTATCCTAATCTTGTACTAGCATTAATACTCTTTAATAATTTACAGCTTCCTGCAAAAGTAAAGTACTTATAGTTTTATTTATAAATTATTCACTTACTGCGCATCTCTTTTTCTCAAGTGTTCAATAATTTCTTTTAAAGTCTTTATATACTCTCCCATATCTCCTCCTATAGTCTTAATTTTAAGACATATCATTTAAAAATATTAGCCATCTCTACATATTATTCCTCCGTCGGTTCTTTTTGTCCATTTTATATTCTTTGTAATGTCTTAGTTGATACTCTTACTTTCACTGCTACATAATATTGAAATATTCCAAGCTTTTTTCTTTGATTTTCTATAGTTCTTGACATTATTTACTCTCTTCCTCACCTTTACTATATTAAGTCTTATTTTCGGGATATAATTACTTCAATTTATTAAATAAAATTAGTGTATATATTGTGTTAATTCTAGCTAAGTTCATATTTCCTTATTTGTCTTTAATTTTATACATTTATAATATTATCTTCAAAGAAGAATAAATATCTGTCTTGAAAGAGAGACAACTGAATGATACTATACTTATGGAGGTATCAATAAAATGAATTTTAATACAAAACTAAAAGAAGTAAGAGCCAATTTAGGATTAACACAGGAACAATTCGCTACAAAATTTAGCTTTTCCAGAACTACAGTTACAGAATTAGAAAATGGTAATAAAAAACCAACTCTAAAAACAATACAAAAATTATCTCATCTAACTAATACCAAACTAAGCTATTGGCTAGATGAAGATGCCGATACTGAAATAAAATTATTTGATGGTTTAAAAATAATTATTGATACTTTAATAGAGGTTGGGGAAATAAACGAAAGTGGTAAATGCTCTGATAAAGGAACAAACTTACTTTTAAAAATGTTAGAAAAAGAAATTCCCCTATATATGAATTCCAAAAAGAATTAGGGTTACCTCCCTAGTTCTTTGAGAACCTCTTTTAACAATTTTATATATTCACGTTTTACCTTATCCAATCAAAGCCCTTCTTTCTTAACTTTAAAATTATTATACTATATGCGAACATATGTTTGCAATATATTTTGTATATTTTTGAATAATTAGAATCTATTTCTTAAAATCTCTATTTTTTTAATAAAATTCTAAAACCTCATCCACATAGTTTTTACAAAAAAGTTATACACATTAGTTTGCCTTTTATTTATACACAATTATTTTAATTATAGACAATCCAATATTATTTTATTACCATAGAATTAATAATCCTAATTAGGAGTGAGTGACGTGAACGAATTATTAATACCTATAAGTAATGCTGAATTTAAAAATAAGGTTAAAATAAGATTCAATAATATATTAGACGGTTTTGATTTGTTTAAAAATTTTACTATCGAAGCCATAAATATAGAAATTGGAGAAAATAAAATTATTAAATTTATAGAAAATATTTTTGAAGAAAACAATTGTGAAGCTTATGTAGATTTTTATATAAATAGAATATCAGATGAAGATAAAGTAAAGCTTATTACATTAGTTCCAGACGAAGATAAGAACATACTAAAACTGCATCTAAATGCTGAACCTCATGATGGAATTTTTTATAAGTTAAGTAATAAAACTCTTATCCCATTTCTAGTTCGTTTAAATACAAGAGAAATTTTCTTTGTCACGTTTTATTTTACTAATAAACCTATTACTATATGGGGCAATTACGGTATGAAGTTTCCTTGTTTCTTTAATACCGAGAATGATTTAGAATTTTATTATAACCTGTCCAAATCATTTGGTTTCTTTAGCTAAATAATATTTTTAAATATACATGTTGCAATATATACAAGGAAAACTTCATCAAAATATAAAATATAGTTAAATAAATATCCTAAATTTTAAACAGTCACTATATATAAACACCTAAATTCTACATACTTTTACTTAGTATTATATTCAACATTTGCTATGCTTAAGCGTATATCTAAACAGAGAAATTGGATACATATTTGTGCAATAGGCATTGAAAATAAGCTGTTGAAAACACTTAATGGAAGGTTGTTCCATTTTAGTTTGTCCTGAGCTTGCCTCAGGAGCAAACTGAAATGGGTGCAACCTTCCATTTAGTGGATTCCAGCGAAATTTTCACAGTCCTATGGAACAAATATGTATTCAATTTCGGCGGGATATACTCATAATTACGGTTTTCAAAACTGATTTAAAACATAGTTTTTATTTAAGTTCTTAGTTGCACTTATGCGCCTTTTTTAATTTTGCATGTTCTTAGATTTCTCTGCACACTTATCAATAGCTTGAATAACGCTATTTCTAAATCCTAGTTTTTCTAATTCAACAACTGCATCAATTGTAGTTCCTCCAGGCGAACAAACCATATCTTTTAATTCCCCAGGATGCTTGCCTGTTTCTAATACCATCTTAGCAGAGCCTAATACGCTTTGTGCTGCCATCTTATAAGCTTTAGCTCTAGGTATACCTAATTTTACAGCACCATCTGCCATAGCCTCTATGAACATAAATACATATGCAGGTGATGATCCACACAAGGCAGTAAAACCATGAAAGTCTTTTTCATCTAATTGAACACATTCCCCAAAACTTTCAAAAATTTTAAAACAATAATCTAACTCATCCTTACTTATGTTCTTATTTGGACATACTGCTGACATCGCTTGCCCTACAAGTGCTGGTGTATTTGGCATAGTTCTAATTATCTTAAAATCATCGCCAAGCCATTCTTCCATATTATCTATCGTAATGCCTGCGGCTACAGTAATAATTAACTTATCTTTCGTTAGCTCTGATTTAATTTCATCTATTATTCCTTTATACATAAAAGGCTTAACAGCTAAAATTATAATCTCAGCTTCCCTAGCAACAACCTTACTATCTAAAGTTGTAGTTACTTCAAATTGTGTTTCCAGTTTTTTTGCAGATCCTTCAGTTTTAGTAGAAATTATTATCTCATCAGCTTTTAAAAATCCTGATTTAATCATTCCTCCAACCATAGAACTGCCCATATTTCCACAACCTACAAATCCAACCTTTTTACTCATATTATAGCCCCCATTTAAAATTTTTATTGTTATAAATTCAAATTTTATGATTTTATATAAACATTTTAATTTTAATCCACCACAATCATAGAATAGCTTGTATTAAAATTTCACAAACTACAATTAAATATGAAGGGAGGAATATATATGAAAGATAACTCTTTAATATATGATAATTCTTTAATAAGTCAACGGGATTTTATTAATACTATTTTAAATCCCACTCCGACAGAACAACTTCCTATATTTGAAATTAAAGAAACTCCAGAATTCTATTGTATTTATATAGATTCATTTTATGGCAATAAGCATATATTAGAAATATGTTATAAAAATAATTTTTTAATATTAAAAATAAAATTTAAAAATACTCTAAAAAATTCAGCTCACGAAAGAATTTTCTATTTATTAGACATTGATTTAAATAATATTTTACTTCATGATTATAAACATAATATAAAATTGATAGTTCCAAAAGTTATTTAGTTAATATTAAAATTGTCAATGTTCAACGTTCAATGTCAATTATTGATCATTGAACATTTGGCATTGATAATTAAATTGGAAAGTATAAGTATAGTTTTTACCTTTAATATTAATATTATTTATAATTCACTAAAATTTTAGTCTCTATGAATTACATCTAGATTCCCAAATTTACTATATTGTCCAAGCCAAGCAAGCCTTGCAGTTCCTACTGGACCATTTCTTTGTTTGGATATTATACATTCTGCAATATTTTTATCTTCGGTTTCTTTATTGTAGTATTCATCTCTATATAGGAACATAACTATATCTGCATCTTGCTCTATAGAACCTGATTCTCTTAAATCTGATAGCATTGGTCTATGATCTGCTCTTTGTTCAGGTGCACGCGATAATTGCGATAGAGCTATTACTGGGCACTCCATCTCTTTAGCTAATGCTTTAATAGATCTAGATATTTCAGATACTTCTTGTTGTCTATTATCACTATTAGAAGTTCCCCCAGACATAAGTTGCAAATAGTCAATAACAATTAAATCTATTCCATACTCTATTTTAAGCCTTCTGCACTTTGATCTCATTTCCATAACAGTCACACCAGCACTATCATCTATATAAATTTTTGCTTTCGAAAGTGGTCCTGCTGCCATAGCAATGTTCTCCCAATCTTTGTCTTCCAAAGTTCCTGTTCTAAGCTTTAGCATATCAACATTGGCTTCTGAACAAAGGAGCTTATAGGCTAATTGTTCCTTAGACATTTCTAAAGAGAATATTACAACACTTCTATGATCTCTAAGCGCTGCATGTTCTGCTATATTCAAAGCAAATGTTGTTTTTCCCATGGAAGGTCTAGCTGCAATTAATATCATATCTCCACTTTGAAACCCAGAAGTTTTTGCATCTAAGTCAGTAAATCCAGAACTAACTCCAGTAGTTTCACCTTTATTATTAAAGAGTTTTTCTATTTGTGCAAATCCTCTTTCTAATACATCACTTAATGGTTCAAAATCCTTCGATGTTCTTTTTTCAGCTATGTTAAATATTTTCTTTTCTGCAACATCTATAACATTTTCCACTTGACTTTGATTATTATAACTTTCTTCAATTATTGCAGTTGATGCCTTGATAAGTTTTCTTAAAGTAGACTTATCCGTAACAATCTTTATGTATGCACTTAAATTTGCAGTAGTTGGCACAGAAGAACTTAATTCAGTTATATAAGTTACTCCACCAGCTCTTTCAAGCGCATCAGTACTCTTTAAATATTCTAATAAAGTTAATAAATCTATGGCTATATCATTTCTAAACATCTCTAATATAGTTTTATATATTACTTTATGACCATCTCTATAAAAATCCTCTTCTTCTAAGCCTTCCAATACTTTTGCTATAGCAGTCTTATCTATAATCATAGATCCTATAACTGATTGTTCCGCTTCTACACTTTGAGGCAAACTTCTCATAACTGATGCATCCAAGTTTTATTCCTCCCTCTAATTATCAAACGACAATTACTTTTTTTGCATTTTAAACACATAAAATAACAAGCCAAATAATGTACTGTATATTTTTTGAATGTGTCTTATCCTATGTAATTTAATTCATTCTAATTCTATCATTTCTTAACTATAAAAAAAAGCCTCCTAATTAAGGAGACTTATTTTTTTGAATATGCTTAAGACACATGAAATAAAATAACTATTCAAAATATGCCTAATTAAATGCAATGTCCATAAGTTCTTCTATTGCTTCTATAGTTCTAACTTCTATATCTTCAGTATTTAAAGGAATTTCTTTTTCATTATCTTTTGGAATTAAAACAAGTTTTATTCCCATTCTTCTAGCTCCATATATCTTTTCAAATATCCCCCCAACTGGTTTAACCTTACCCTTAAGGGATATTTCTCCTGTAACTGCTATATCTTGTCTTATAGGTTTATTTAACAATGAACTTATTATACAAATAGTAATAGCAGCTCCTGCAGAAGGTCCATCTATTTTTCCTCCACCAATAACATTAACATGAATATCATAATCTTTAATATCCTTATCAGTTAAATTTCTAAT is a window encoding:
- a CDS encoding phage tail tube protein translates to MQQAKNVINGTWGEVWIDGQYVSEVSALQAKVTLTKVDVNFTRDLWKRSKITGIEGKGTLKLHHVTSRMSILLKDNIKQGKQTVCTIISKLADPDALGAERVVLKDVTFDELTVADWEVKKNVEETLPFTFSGYDFLDIIEPQ
- a CDS encoding phage tail sheath subtilisin-like domain-containing protein, encoding MGEPSIEIIFKQAGITATKRGKRGVVVLILKDTMPSSYSNPIKMETIDEIPETLSAFNKEQIKLAMIGYQNPPKQVIAYIEKVDSADYSEAQSYLETIKWDYVVIPGIGLAADGKADTEANITSRATDFATWIKQLRSTKDIKVKAVLPHCPADNEGIINFSTDDIKTASKTYTAAEYCSRIAGMLAGTPLTISATFAPLAEVIDVPHLKKEERDEAIDAGKLILVNDGTKVKIDRAVNSFVTTIENRGDDFKKIKIVDIMDLIHGDIKATAEDNYIGKYPNDYDHKCLLIAAINGYFEGLELDGLLDSSIDGQNKAEIDLDAQKVYLKSQGTDISALKDRELKESNTGSQVFLRGQAVILDAIEDIKFQIYI
- a CDS encoding phage tail terminator family protein, which codes for MINDLINSINVMLVEKFPDTKVYVSKLEKEIIRPSFFIRYITSRQTDLNRNSYLNIITMKIIYYPPLDELMNVDLIAENEVWDTMREIFSGGYIKVLDRAAKIRKLRGRSKNTEIHLKLKIGFTQDRIFNTPESPKADKINFKI
- a CDS encoding helix-turn-helix domain-containing protein; translated protein: MNFNTKLKEVRANLGLTQEQFATKFSFSRTTVTELENGNKKPTLKTIQKLSHLTNTKLSYWLDEDADTEIKLFDGLKIIIDTLIEVGEINESGKCSDKGTNLLLKMLEKEIPLYMNSKKN
- the proC gene encoding pyrroline-5-carboxylate reductase codes for the protein MSKKVGFVGCGNMGSSMVGGMIKSGFLKADEIIISTKTEGSAKKLETQFEVTTTLDSKVVAREAEIIILAVKPFMYKGIIDEIKSELTKDKLIITVAAGITIDNMEEWLGDDFKIIRTMPNTPALVGQAMSAVCPNKNISKDELDYCFKIFESFGECVQLDEKDFHGFTALCGSSPAYVFMFIEAMADGAVKLGIPRAKAYKMAAQSVLGSAKMVLETGKHPGELKDMVCSPGGTTIDAVVELEKLGFRNSVIQAIDKCAEKSKNMQN
- a CDS encoding replicative DNA helicase; the protein is MDASVMRSLPQSVEAEQSVIGSMIIDKTAIAKVLEGLEEEDFYRDGHKVIYKTILEMFRNDIAIDLLTLLEYLKSTDALERAGGVTYITELSSSVPTTANLSAYIKIVTDKSTLRKLIKASTAIIEESYNNQSQVENVIDVAEKKIFNIAEKRTSKDFEPLSDVLERGFAQIEKLFNNKGETTGVSSGFTDLDAKTSGFQSGDMILIAARPSMGKTTFALNIAEHAALRDHRSVVIFSLEMSKEQLAYKLLCSEANVDMLKLRTGTLEDKDWENIAMAAGPLSKAKIYIDDSAGVTVMEMRSKCRRLKIEYGIDLIVIDYLQLMSGGTSNSDNRQQEVSEISRSIKALAKEMECPVIALSQLSRAPEQRADHRPMLSDLRESGSIEQDADIVMFLYRDEYYNKETEDKNIAECIISKQRNGPVGTARLAWLGQYSKFGNLDVIHRD